Genomic segment of Geminocystis herdmanii PCC 6308:
GATTATGACTAGGAGTTTTGATGAGGATAATACCAAAAAATATGCCCATACCAATCATCGTAAAAAGATTTCCTCCTTCATAGCCATGCCAATAATTAAAGGCGGTTTTATCATTCACCACTAAAGCCATGATCGCTATTCTAATAAGGGATAAGATAAAACTGATAACGAAGGAAAGGAAAAACAGGGAAAAAATTTTCTTATATAAAGAAGGAAAAAACAAGGGTACAATCAGAGACATTTTGAGTAATGGAATCAATAAAGGTACGGCAGTACAATCAAAATATACATCCACTGCTCCATCATTCACCAAAATAATTGTTCCCTGTCTTTGAGGTTCAAAACCGATATAGTAGAGGAAAAATGAACTTAATTTTGCAGAGATAAAAGTGAGAGATAACCCTTCATATCTATTACTTAAAAAACGTAAAATATTAGATAAGAAAACAACGAAGGTGAGCAGAAATAACTCACGACGAAATTGATAAATTCCTCGAAAACCAGAGACAAACAAAATATACCCTAATAAAGTGAGGATAGGGAAAAAATATAAAAATATCGATGCTTCTACAAGAAATAAATATTTAGCCTTGAAACAAAATACTAAAATTATGGCAAAACCGATGATTTGTGCCACATAATTACTAGAGGTATTTAAGCGAATCTGCTTCTGATAAATTTGATAAAAAAGACCAATAATAAATATAGACTCGATGAAAAAATTATTAAAATTAGTATTACTTCGCCAATAGAGCAATAAATAGATCGCCCCTAGGGCTGACAACATCACCAAAAAAAGAAAATTTCGATCGAATTTATCTAGTTGTTCACTCTTAATCATTGGTGGTAATTTCAGCTTTTTCAACATAATTTCTTAAGGTTTTTTTATCTTGATTTTGCCAATACAAATAATCATGCCAACCGTCGTCTAAAAAAGAAATTTTCATGGGTTTTATTCTTCTTCGATTAACTCATGGCTTTCGTATTTTCCGTGTTTTAATTCTCCTAATGCTTTATAAAGTCGTTGAGCATTTTTGGGACTTCGTAATAAATACAATGTTTCTTCCATCGAGCTATAATCCTCAAGGGACATTATTACTACAAGGTTTTCTGATTGACGAGTAATGATAATTGGAGCATGATTTTCGCAAACCTGATTCATTACACAAGTAAAGTTTTTCCTAGCTTGAGTATAAGTGATTGCATCCATAATGTTTAGAGACTGATTTCATTTTAAGCAAACCATTTATGTACTTAGGTGGTTTCCAAGAAAGAATATACCAATATTCTCAATAATTCTTCCTTTTTTAAGGGGGTTAGGGGAGATCGATCGGGTATAATTATTGTCAGAAATCACCTTATAGGGTTAATTATAGGGGATTACTTCGTGCCTCGCAATGACAATTAACACCTGATTTATATATATACTCGTC
This window contains:
- a CDS encoding type II toxin-antitoxin system YoeB family toxin, whose product is MKISFLDDGWHDYLYWQNQDKKTLRNYVEKAEITTND
- a CDS encoding exosortase/archaeosortase family protein codes for the protein MIKSEQLDKFDRNFLFLVMLSALGAIYLLLYWRSNTNFNNFFIESIFIIGLFYQIYQKQIRLNTSSNYVAQIIGFAIILVFCFKAKYLFLVEASIFLYFFPILTLLGYILFVSGFRGIYQFRRELFLLTFVVFLSNILRFLSNRYEGLSLTFISAKLSSFFLYYIGFEPQRQGTIILVNDGAVDVYFDCTAVPLLIPLLKMSLIVPLFFPSLYKKIFSLFFLSFVISFILSLIRIAIMALVVNDKTAFNYWHGYEGGNLFTMIGMGIFFGIILIKTPSHNPDEIESPPPKTKVTLRDLPIFSSGLILIIVLLNFIFDTRTLAGANRVADYELPQNIELPYLDLQDSFSQPLIPISEDDQPIQPPEELNSQQDYDVILSERTYKFQKGDDIVTVNLRYLTNTFGTIESYYQNYTNVPKLENSIDRSFEDNYYLKFVSDNQTHLTACLNSEGKTTVTRAQFASYYHRAYVQPSKLWDWLMGKRLLQDRRCLWIELSVDNNSNVSEEELTKILSSIVEYWQSRFPPLR
- a CDS encoding type II toxin-antitoxin system Phd/YefM family antitoxin, which translates into the protein MDAITYTQARKNFTCVMNQVCENHAPIIITRQSENLVVIMSLEDYSSMEETLYLLRSPKNAQRLYKALGELKHGKYESHELIEEE